One genomic region from Cucumis melo cultivar AY chromosome 9, USDA_Cmelo_AY_1.0, whole genome shotgun sequence encodes:
- the LOC103482553 gene encoding 60S ribosomal protein L36-2-like, whose protein sequence is MAPKQPNTGLFVGLNKGHIVTKKELAPRPSDRKGKSSKRVLFVRSLIREVAGFAPYEKRITELLKVGKDKRALKVAKRKLGTHKRAKKKREEMSSVLRKMRAGGGAEKKK, encoded by the exons ATGGCTCCAAAACAGCCGAATACTGGCCTTTTTGTTGGTCTTAACAAGGGCCACATTGTCACCAAGAAGGAGTTGGCCCCAAGGCCCTCTGATCGTAAAGGA AAATCAAGTAAAAGAGTCCTCTTTGTCCGGAGTTTGATCCGGGAAGTTGCTGGTTTTGCCCCATATGAGAAGAGAATCACTGAGCTTCTAAAAGTTGGAAAGGACAAGCGTGCTCTGAAGGTAGCCAAAAGAAAGCTTGGAACCCACAAGCGAGCGAAGAAGAAGCGTGAGGAAATGTCCAGTGTTCTAAGAAAGATGAG GGCTGGTGGAGGTGCTGAGAAGAAAAAGTGA